The Coffea arabica cultivar ET-39 chromosome 8e, Coffea Arabica ET-39 HiFi, whole genome shotgun sequence genome window below encodes:
- the LOC113707363 gene encoding uncharacterized protein isoform X4, with product MTFSRVIIQVFKSWNFLRQTNAGDTLGVSQKVPSSIDSSVSCLTSNLLTGCPKVFCLGLSGHLLLSNTGLLGVLCSCHGLHMSIAKFSEHSGLSNSNPGDAVHFDSGESVSQWRRSYFHKFGIRTPEDHFGWDWPPGLSVTAGSPEHGWTHPSMFVKPNQGNQGSSVEASVQFMDPWSLTLCPKNSQSDQKVVDEFVNFEKQQSAKDCSSLFPKGPSSSSKNILHFVADEPMMGHSRSGCPTFPNHLDVRGPYNVRPAISSYEDQIYTSGDSVLPPCLPNLKTLGKDIAIGRSVGSLVDTYTGSSNFELRLGQPSQQGQTSVRSFMPASGSHRIASHCRLQESMALDQHVHKSSSGSIKGCRQQNYLPGIISTSSTRTEQNQLENVNHAVGVYSVPNAFKIKHLKGDAFWGSVTSESFGNLKSPFEENNHFKSINDATNDSHMTFAKPHSECSPPKCGEFGFPLLRGRAIGTEFGTNVLGSQKLKQVDKVVHNIDCLHSTAKINTGSCTKSKEGMWSFSGVVGDSDGMNYPVFHDKGPNMFHLADEPITRNTLNYTGQVCYPDHSGKAKSKVLRTISSPMDFGNILSSQAASVGISATNLNSMKNLTPLWNKDNITVCPYLFDENVKMTAFHPMSVFSHQKIGAGTSKTIPVPEGYRNFSGKQQIIVPSSVSDTQKNRFDLTNAPNTSEVARHALLSANLTFTDTETLPSVTDTEKWCNFWGPAISNGRYYHGKDTEAQCQLNSNQQPTRQFFLRLHGDQNSTPSNEVRNCHQELPCGYFPSKFSCSSNLNCSAGRHDLNPSLRNFREPEGNAVDLVEPLLGPKLVENCTHIDKDNAFGANRTIVQNMKKVDCNSSQWRDVPRKVVNDATSRKCFQEGNALKEHEMSNMSSGCSAPAVTQVSIDVNNKDSSTVDGMDTDNFVMDEGSGIERCLSSDDDSERSSEFCGLASKVNLVNRRSSKTSFSKSSHSRIHELGFTDSLKVRKLQNHAKTSFAVQAKGDLQKYDRDFGKGKRRRVKWRRLYPSVPAPSLSTALNGASKSAGDAGLCSGTLKNIQMLPQDDKPCFTCCPCSLGQNLKQKRSAYSSFDTISRKKKLRWIHHIEVEETDSETNLNAKTDCSRASKAVGRKRLRSVGATQMEQDDMHDSACFASEITAKITASDCTKTNKPVNISHSRRRPVVCGKYGIISNGNSSKSAKIVSLRKVLKAARRCHFAESQKVNSISVKESEKARCDADKERNNEARMAVSVQMKSQHLMEGKETEYSVGSKDSYDLSHIMKKRRHDGNRSHAILESNQSTQIRRKSKEVRKRSVYELTIKENDFSCVKSCITKDGRSSQRRKSRFVSKLAENAGNDRMFVGGIHNVNKYAKMEECQTSRVLDVFCCVCGSSNKDKNNCLLECGCCLIKVHQACYGVSKVPKAQWCCRPCKTNCKNIVCVLCGYGGGAMTRALCSRNIVKSLLKAWSIGTESNLENTSFSKSLESPFHRLSSTKSVHESDPFLIIRPAEIGSTSLAKGSTDLSEHVDTVDISSAITPAICNSITAGILDSTVKQWVHMVCGLWTPGTRCPNVDTMSAFDVSGAYRPKQDVVCSICQRSGGSCIQCRVANCHVQFHPWCAHQKGLLQSEVEGIDNQSVGFYGRCMLHAMYQQFNSDSYHTSSANHGERESTCARTEGFKGRKWDGFHHNLPYHSDGSSGCLVPQEQLNAWIHINGQKTCISGPLKLPNSVIEYDCRKEYARFKQSRGWKHLVVYKSGIHGLGLYTSRFIFRGAMVVEYVGEIVGLHVADKRETEYQAGKNVQYKSACYFFRIDKEHIIDATRKGGIARFVNHSCLPNCVAKVISVRNEKKVVFFAERDIYPGEEVTYDYHFNYEDEGKKIPCYCNSKNCRRYLN from the exons ATGACGTTTTCCAGGGTAATTATCCAAGTCTTCAAAAGCTGGAACTTCCTACGGCAG ACCAATGCTGGTGATACTCTTGGGGTATCACAGAAAGTTCCTTCCAGCATCGATTCTTCTGTTTCCTGCCTGACATCTAATCTGTTAACTGGTTGTCCCAAAGTATTCTGTCTTGGCCTAA GTGGGCACTTACTTCTCAGCAATACTGGACTTCTAGGAGTTCTCTGCTCATGCCATGGTTTGCATATGTCTATAGCTAAATTCTCTGAG CATTCAGGCTTATCTAACAGTAATCCTGGGGATGCTGTTCATTTCGACAGTGGTGAAAGTGTATCTCAGTGGCGTCGGAGCTATTTCCACAAATTTGGG ATTAGGACTCCAGAAGATCATTTTGGATGGGACTGGCCTCCTGGACTTTCAGTCACTGCTGGTTCGCCAGAACATGGTTGGACGCATCCCAGCATGTTTGTGAAGCCTAACCAGGGTAACCAAGGTAGCTCTGTGGAGGCTTCGGTGCAGTTTATGGACCCATGGAGCCTTACTTTATGCCCAAAGAATTCTCAATCTGATCAGAAAGTTGTTGATGAGtttgtcaattttgaaaaacagCAAAGTGCAAAGGACTGTAGTAGTCTTTTTCCCAAAGGGCCCAGTAGCTCCTCAAAGaacattttgcattttgttgcaGATGAACCGATGATGGGGCACTCAAGATCTGGGTGTCCTAcatttccaaatcatcttgatgttagaggcccaTACAATGTTAGGCCAGCCATATCATCTTATGAAGATCAAATCTATACGAGTGGTGATTCTGTTCTACCACCATGTTTGCCGAACTTGAAAACCCTTGGTAAAGATATTGCAATTGGGAGAAGTGTTGGTTCCCTTGTTGATACATATACAGGTTCTTCAAATTTTGAGTTGAGACTAGGGCAACCATCTCAACAGGGTCAGACTTCAGTGAGATCATTTATGCCGGCATCTGGATCTCATCGAATTGCAAGCCATTGCCGGCTCCAAGAATCAATGGCCTTGGATCAGCATGTACATAAAA GCAGTTCCGGGTCAATAAAGGGTTGTAGGCAACAGAATTACTTGCCTGGTATCATTTCAACTTCCAGCACAAGAACAGAGCAGAACCAGTTGGAGAATGTTAATCATGCAGTTGGAGTTTATAGCGTTCCAAATgctttcaaaataaaacatcttaAAGGTGATGCATTTTGGGGTTCAGTAACTTCTGAATCATTTGGAAACTTAAAAAGTCCTTTTGAAGAAAACAATCATTTTAAATCAATTAATGATGCAACTAATGACAGCCACATGACGTTTGCAAAGCCACATTCTGAATGTTCTCCTCCCAAGTGTGGTGAATTTGGTTTTCCATTACTCAGAGGTCGggcaataggcacagaatttggCACTAATGTGCTGGGTAGTCAAAAACTCAAACAAGTCGACAAAGTGGTCCACAATATTGATTGTCTACATAGCACTGCTAAAATAAATACAGGATCATGTACAAAGTCAAAGGAAGGAATGTGGAGTTTCAGTGGAGTGGTTGGTGACAGTGATGGTATGAATTATCCAGTCTTCCATGATAAGGGCCCTAACATGTTTCATCTTGCTGATGAACCTATTACCAGGAACACCTTAAATTATACTGGGCAAGTCTGTTACCCTGACCACAGTGGAAAAGCTAAATCCAAAGTCCTGAGAACCATCAGTTCTCCCATGGATTTTGGCAATATTTTGTCTTCTCAAGCTGCCTCTGTGGGGATTTCTGCCACAAATTTGAATTCTATGAAAAATTTAACTCCATTATGGAACAAAGACAATATTACTGTATGCCCATATCTTTTCGATGAAAATGTGAAGATGACTGCATTCCATCCTATGTCAGTGTTTTCTCATCAGAAGATTGGAGCTGGTACCTCTAAAACCATCCCAGTACCAGAAGGTTATAGGAACTTCAGTGGTAAACAACAAATTATTGTCCCCTCATCGGTATCAGACACACAAAAGAACAGGTTTGACTTGACCAATGCGCCAAATACATCTGAAGTTGCAAGGCATGCACTTCTGTCTGCTAATTTGACCTTTACGGATACTGAAACGTTGCCTTCTGTTACAG ATACAGAGAAATGGTGCAACTTTTGGGGACCAGCAATATCAAATGGACGATATTACCATGGAAAAGATACTGAAGCTCAATGTCAGCTCAATTCTAATCAGCAGCCTACAAGGCAATTCTTCTTAAG ACTTCATGGTGATCAAAATAGCACTCCATCAAATGAAGTGAGAAACTGCCATCAGGAGTTACCTTGTGGATATTTCCCAAGCAAGTTCAGCTGCTCTAGTAACTTAAACTGTAGTGCTGGAAGACATGATTTAAATCCTTCCCTTCGAAATTTTAGAGAACCAGAAGGAAATGCTGTTGATTTGGTGGAACCTCTTTTGGGTCCAAAATTAGTTGAAAATTGCACACATATAGACAAGGACAATGCTTTTGGTGCAAACAGAACTATTGTGCAAAATATGAAGAAAGTTGACTGTAACTCCTCCCAATGGAGAGATGTCCCTAGGAAGGTGGTTAATGATGCCACTTCTAGAAAATGTTTCCAGGAAGGAAATGCACTGAAAGAGCATGAAATGTCTAATATGTCCTCTGGATGTTCTGCTCCTGCTGTAACTCAGGTGTCTATTGACGTCAACAACAAAGACTCATCCACTGTTGATGGTATGGATACAGACAATTTTGTTATGGATGAAGGTTCAGGAATCGAAAGATGTTTGTCCTCTGATGATGACAGTGAACGAAGTTCTGAATTTTGTGGCTTAGCTTCCAAAGTCAACTTGGTCAACAGAAGATCTTCTAAAACAAGTTTTAGTAAATCATCTCATAGTCGCATTCATGAACTTGGGTTCACAGATTCgttaaaagtaagaaaattgcAAAATCACGCTAAGACTAGCTTTGCTGTTCAGGCAAAAGGTGATCTTCAAAAGTATGACAGGGACTTTGGGAAGGGGAAGAGAAGAAGAGTGAAATGGAGAAGGTTATATCCCTCTGTTCCTGCTCCTTCCCTGTCCACTGCCCTGAATGGAGCTTCAAAATCTGCTGGTGATGCTGGACTTTGCTCTGGCACACTCAAGAACATTCAGATGCTTCCTCAAGATGATAAGCCATGTTTCACTTGTTGTCCATGTTCTTTGGGCCAAAATTTGAAGCAGAAAAGATCTGCATACTCTTCTTTTGATACTATttctaggaaaaaaaaattgcgtTGGATTCATCACATTGAAGTGGAGGAAACTGATTCAGAGACAAATTTAAATGCCAAAACTGACTGTTCTAGAGCCTCTAAAGCAGTGGGGAGGAAAAGGTTGAGATCTGTTGGAGCTACCCAAATGGAGCAAGATGACATGCATGATTCTGCTTGTTTTGCTTCTGAAATAACTGCTAAGATTACTGCATCAGATTGCACGAAAACTAATAAGCCAGTGAATATTAGTCATAGTAGGAGAAGGCCTGTCGTATGTGGGAAGTATGGTATTATTTCTAATGGTAATTCCTCAAAATCAGCCAAAATTGTGTCTCTGAGGAAAGTTCTTAAAGCAGCAAGAAGATGTCACTTTGCTGAAAGTCAGAAGGTAAATTCTATTTCAGTCAAGGAATCTGAGAAGGCAAGGTGTGATGCTGATAAAGAGAGAAACAATGAAGCTCGAATGGCAGTTTCTGTTCAGATGAAGTCTCAGCATTTGATGGAAGGAAAAGAGACAGAATACTCTGTAGGCAGTAAAGATTCTTATGACTTATCACATATTATGAAGAAGAGAAGGCATGATGGAAACAGAAGTCATGCTATTCTAGAGAGTAACCAAAGCACACAGATCAGACGAAAGTCTAAAGAAGTTCGTAAACGCAGTGTTTATGAACTAACAATTAAAG AAAATGATTTCAGCTGTGTGAAGTCTTGTATTACAAAGGATGGAAGATCCTCACAGAGAAGAAAGAGCAGATTTGTGTCTAAGCTTGCTGAGAATGCTGGTAATGATAGAATGTTTGTGGGTGGAATACATAATGTTAACAA ATATGCCAAAATGGAAGAATGCCAAACTAGCCGGGTTTTGGATGTTTTCTGCTGTGTTTGTGGAAGTTCGAACAAGGACAAGAATAATTGCTTATTAGAGTGCGGTTGTTGCTTGATTAAG GTACATCAAGCTTGCTATGGTGTTTCTAAGGTGCCCAAAGCTCAGTGGTGTTGTAGGCCATGCAAAACGAATTGTAAAAATATT GTCTGTGTTCTATGTGGATATGGAGGAGGAGCCATGACTCGAGCACTTTGTAGTCGTAATATTGTGAAGAGCCTCTTGAAAGCTTGGAGCATTGGGACAGAATCCAATCTTGAAAACACTAGTTTTTCTAAATCTTTGGAAAGTCCCTTTCATCGTTTGTCTTCGACAAAATCTGTTCATGAGAGTGATCCATTTCTCATCATTAGACCTGCAGAAATTGGCTCTACTTCTCTGGCTAAAGGAAGCACCGATCTGTCTGAGCATGTGGATACTGTTGACATCTCTTCTGCTATTACCCCAGCTATATGCAATAGCATTACAGCTGGAATTCTTGACTCTACTGTCAAGCAGTGGGTTCATATGGTTTGTGGGCTCTGGACACCAGGTACACGTTGTCCAAATGTTGATACGATGAGTGCTTTTGATGTGTCTGGAGCTTATCGGCCTAAGCAAGATGTG GTTTGTTCAATATGTCAACGATCAGGTGGTTCTTGCATACAATGCAGGGTTGCGAATTGTCATGTTCAATTTCATCCGTGGTGTGCCCATCAGAAG GGTCTACTGCAAAGTGAGGTTGAAGGTATTGATAATCAGAGTGttggattttatggaagatgCATGCTTCATGCTATGTATCAGCAGTTTAATTCTGATAGTTATCACACTAGCAGTGCTAATCATGGAGAAAGGGAATCCACCTGTGCTCGAACAGAG GGTTTCAAGGGTCGCAAATGGGACGGATTTCATCATAATCTTCCCTACCATTCTGATGGTAGTAGTGGATGTCTTGTCCCACAAGAGCAGCTAAATGCTTGGATCCACATCAATGGACAGAAAACATGCATAAGTGGGCCTTTAAAGCTTCCCAACTCAGTAATTGAGTATGACTGTCGG AAAGAATATGCTCGCTTCAAACAATCTAGAGGTTGGAAGCATCTAGTGGTGTACAAATCAGGGATACATGGGCTTGGTCTTTACACTTCCCGATTTATTTTTCGTGGTGCCATG gttgttgAGTATGTGGGTGAGATAGTGGGGCTCCACGTGGCTGACAAAAGAGAAACCGAGTATCAAGCTGGAAAGAATGTTCAATACAAGAGCGCTTGCTATTTCTTCAGGATAGACAAGGAGCATATAATTGATGCCACCCGCAAGGGTGGGATAGCTCGATTTGTGAATCATTCTTGCCTG CCAAATTGCGTTGCGAAAGTAATTTCTGTCAGGAATGAAAAGAAG gtGGTCTTCTTTGCTGAAAGAGATATATATCCTGGTGAAGAGGTGACGTATGACTACCATTTTAACTATGAAGACGAAGGTAAAAAGATTCCATGTTACTGTAATTCCAAGAATTGCAGGCGATATCTAAACTGA